Proteins encoded in a region of the Lepidochelys kempii isolate rLepKem1 chromosome 24, rLepKem1.hap2, whole genome shotgun sequence genome:
- the LOC140902500 gene encoding chemerin-like receptor 1: MVFPILSLVLSAVAFFTGLPLNGYVVFVTSCRTGRTASAVWFLNRAMADFLFIVFLPIRFIFILNLDLAKILNNTVISLHMFSSAFLLTALSVDRCILVACPEWTRNHRTPLLAFMIVISLWAMSVGFSLRYGDLWESLLSPASIRMNVPLDEGRVKAAFVIQFLVGFLIPLALILIPTFYIVLAAKLRRNRLIQSTKPLKILLGLIPTFFVCWLPYHVFSFLLISPKYPLPFLVTESNFACILSYFNSCLNPIFYLTMEEEFLRYRHRACNPQTTDNSGPELAE, from the coding sequence ATGGTGTTCCCAATCCTCTCTCTGGTGCTGAGTGCCGTGGCCTTCTTCACCGGGCTGCCATTGAATGGGTACGTCGTCTTTGTCACCAGCTGCCGTACAGGGAGGACGGCCAGCGCCGTGTGGTTCCTGAACCGGGCCATGGCCGATTTCCTCTTTATCGTCTTCCTGCCAATCAGATTCATCTTCATCCTGAACTTAGACCTGGCCAAGATACTGAACAACACCGTTATCTCACTCCACATGTTCTCCAGTGCCTTCCTCCTCACGGCCCTCAGTGTCGATCGCTGCATCCTCGTGGCATGCCCTGAGTGGACCCGGAACCACCGCACACCCCTCCTGGCTTTCATGATTGTTATAAGTCTGTGGGCCATGTCTGTTGGGTTCAGCTTGCGGTATGGTGATCTCTGGGAATCCCTGCTCTCACCGGCCAGTATACGCATGAATGTCCCACTGGATGAAGGGAGGGTGAAGGCTGCCTTTGTGATCCAGTTCCTAGTCGGGTTTCTGATCCCATTAGCCTTGATCTTAATCCCAACCTTCTACATCGTTCTAGCTGCCAagctgagaaggaacaggctGATCCAGTCCACCAAGCCACTCAAGATCCTTCTTGGCTTGATCCCGACCTTTTTCGTCTGCTGGCTGCCGTATCACGTCTTCTCCTTCCTGCTGATCTCACCTAAGTACCCCCTGCCTTTTCTTGTCACAGAAAGCAATTTTGCTTGTATCCTGTCATATTTCAACAGCTGCCTCAACCCCATCTTCTACCTCACCATGGAGGAAGAGTTTCTGAGGTACCGGCATCGTGCATGCAACCCCCAAACCACCGACAACTCAGGGCCGGAGCTGGCTGAATAG